A genomic segment from Desulfurispirillum indicum S5 encodes:
- a CDS encoding FmdE family protein — translation MTSISPEQIQATIDFHGHHCPGLTIGIRAAELCLARVGHNRQAPVTAVVETDMCGVDAIQFLTGCTFGKGNLIHLDHGKMAFRFYRADTNQALRALYQPPAEFAAMKKPAPHEQEKREALCRAIMETPLEALFRVEEIPTPAPRPAVILESLACEHCGEKTMESRTRRFGGRTLCIPCFRQVEQKVL, via the coding sequence ATGACAAGCATCTCCCCCGAACAGATTCAGGCCACCATCGACTTTCACGGCCACCACTGCCCCGGACTCACCATCGGCATCCGCGCCGCCGAACTGTGCCTTGCGCGCGTTGGGCACAATCGCCAGGCACCCGTTACCGCCGTGGTGGAGACAGACATGTGCGGCGTCGACGCCATCCAGTTCCTCACCGGCTGCACCTTCGGCAAGGGCAACCTCATCCACCTGGATCACGGCAAGATGGCCTTTCGCTTCTACCGCGCCGACACGAATCAGGCCCTGCGCGCCCTCTATCAGCCGCCCGCCGAGTTTGCCGCCATGAAAAAGCCCGCCCCCCACGAACAGGAAAAGCGCGAAGCCCTCTGCCGCGCCATCATGGAGACTCCCCTGGAAGCACTCTTCCGCGTAGAAGAGATTCCGACCCCAGCACCTCGCCCGGCAGTGATTCTGGAAAGCCTGGCCTGCGAACACTGCGGTGAAAAAACCATGGAGTCACGCACCCGCCGCTTTGGAGGACGCACCCTGTGCATTCCCTGTTTCCGCCAGGTGGAACAGAAAGTGCTGTAA
- a CDS encoding FecCD family ABC transporter permease: MAHLHHGIVPPEYTAYLRHKRTFLLICALLSLLLLLAALCLGPARIPVADVFRTLLGTSDSLRNHAIVWNMRLPHALAAILAGAGLAAAGAAMQSILRNPLGSPFTLGISQAGAFGAALVVMALGASGASGPALTMLKTSQSLAITVSAFFFCLTASLVIVALARLRGATPEVMVLAGVALGALFSAGTMFLQYFADDVQLAAIVFWAFGDVGRAGWNEVAIMAAVVGTGILYFIWHRWQYNAIDAGDETARGLGVNVERLRIVGMLVCSAITAVIVAFLGIIGFVGLISPHIVRRFIGDDHRFLMPASCLVGAALLLAADIVARLVMAPHMIPVSVLTAFIGAPAFIYLLIRRQRR, from the coding sequence ATGGCCCACCTGCACCACGGCATCGTTCCCCCTGAATACACCGCCTACCTCAGGCACAAGCGGACCTTTCTTCTCATCTGCGCCCTGCTGAGCCTGCTGCTGCTCCTGGCCGCCCTCTGCCTGGGGCCAGCCAGAATACCCGTGGCAGACGTCTTCAGAACCCTGCTGGGAACCAGCGACTCCCTCCGCAATCACGCCATCGTGTGGAACATGCGCCTGCCCCACGCCCTGGCGGCAATTCTGGCCGGAGCCGGACTGGCCGCTGCCGGAGCCGCCATGCAGTCCATTCTGCGTAACCCCCTGGGCTCCCCCTTCACCCTGGGCATATCCCAGGCGGGCGCTTTCGGCGCAGCCCTGGTGGTCATGGCCCTGGGAGCCTCCGGAGCCTCCGGCCCGGCGCTGACCATGTTGAAAACCTCCCAGTCCCTGGCGATCACCGTCAGCGCCTTCTTCTTCTGCCTGACAGCCTCCCTCGTCATCGTGGCTCTGGCCCGCCTGCGGGGAGCCACACCCGAAGTGATGGTACTGGCCGGTGTGGCGCTGGGGGCTCTGTTTTCCGCCGGAACCATGTTCCTGCAGTACTTTGCCGACGACGTTCAACTGGCCGCCATCGTCTTCTGGGCCTTTGGCGACGTGGGAAGGGCCGGCTGGAATGAAGTGGCCATCATGGCGGCCGTGGTCGGCACCGGAATCCTCTACTTCATCTGGCACCGCTGGCAGTACAACGCCATCGATGCCGGAGACGAAACCGCCCGTGGCCTGGGCGTAAACGTGGAAAGGCTGCGTATAGTGGGCATGCTCGTCTGCTCGGCCATCACCGCCGTCATTGTCGCCTTCCTGGGTATCATCGGATTCGTGGGCCTGATCAGCCCCCACATCGTGCGCCGCTTCATCGGCGACGATCACCGCTTTCTCATGCCCGCCAGCTGCCTGGTCGGGGCCGCGCTGCTGCTGGCCGCCGATATCGTGGCTCGCCTGGTCATGGCACCCCACATGATCCCCGTCTCCGTGCTTACCGCCTTTATCGGTGCACCGGCATTTATTTACCTGCTTATCCGGAGGCAGCGACGATGA
- a CDS encoding ISL3 family transposase gives MLTSVLYHAYGLAGYDYIRTEYCGNTINFHVRPRKKLIRCPACLGRSVILRGSSIRRLRGLPLGIKSTWLHVHVPRIQCLQCGSVRRVSLKIASPRCSYTHAFARYVVSLAQAMTLIDVARLLGIGWDLVKSIFKQYLHHHYSSPSLAGLEYIAIDEKYTGRKHGFITLVIDLGSARVVYVGAGKQAEALDGFWKRLGRRKSSIKAVAADMSPAYRSAVLEHLPSAALVFDRFHVVKLMNERLTDIRRELYHELTSQHDKSILKGTRWMLLKNPQSIGEQTSDHERLELALQANRPLAVAYYMKEDLRQIWQQTDKVTATVFLDDWINRAQASAIKGLKKMAKTLEKHREGILNWYDHPISTGPLEGINNKIDTLKRQAYGYRDMEFFELRIKALHNSKYALTG, from the coding sequence ATGCTCACCAGTGTTCTTTACCATGCCTACGGCCTTGCTGGCTACGATTACATCCGCACAGAGTATTGCGGCAATACCATCAATTTCCATGTCCGGCCCCGTAAAAAGCTGATTCGCTGCCCTGCGTGCCTTGGCCGTTCTGTCATATTACGCGGCAGTAGCATTCGTCGGTTACGAGGTTTGCCTTTGGGGATCAAGTCCACTTGGTTGCACGTCCACGTTCCACGCATCCAGTGCCTTCAGTGCGGTAGTGTCAGGCGGGTGAGTCTGAAAATAGCCTCTCCACGGTGTTCCTACACCCATGCATTTGCTCGGTATGTGGTCTCCCTTGCCCAAGCTATGACCCTCATTGATGTAGCACGGCTTCTTGGTATAGGCTGGGACCTGGTCAAGTCCATTTTCAAGCAGTATCTGCATCATCACTACAGTAGCCCTTCACTTGCTGGGCTTGAGTATATCGCCATTGATGAGAAATACACAGGACGCAAACATGGCTTCATTACTCTCGTCATTGACCTTGGTTCAGCCAGGGTCGTATACGTTGGAGCAGGCAAACAGGCAGAAGCGCTTGATGGTTTCTGGAAACGCCTTGGTCGTCGCAAGTCATCTATCAAAGCCGTTGCTGCTGACATGAGTCCGGCTTACCGGTCGGCAGTGCTCGAACACCTTCCATCTGCTGCGTTGGTGTTTGATCGTTTCCATGTCGTCAAGCTTATGAATGAACGCCTTACCGATATTCGCCGCGAGCTGTACCATGAGCTCACAAGTCAGCATGACAAGAGCATTCTCAAAGGCACTCGCTGGATGCTTCTCAAAAATCCGCAGAGCATTGGCGAGCAAACCAGTGATCATGAACGCCTTGAACTTGCCCTGCAGGCCAATCGACCATTGGCGGTTGCCTATTACATGAAAGAAGATCTCCGCCAGATATGGCAACAAACTGACAAGGTAACTGCCACGGTATTCCTCGATGACTGGATCAACAGGGCTCAAGCATCAGCTATCAAAGGATTGAAGAAAATGGCCAAAACGCTGGAGAAGCACCGAGAGGGAATCCTGAACTGGTATGATCACCCCATATCAACAGGACCACTTGAGGGGATCAACAACAAAATTGATACCCTCAAAAGGCAAGCCTATGGATACAGAGATATGGAATTCTTCGAGCTCAGAATAAAGGCCCTCCATAATTCAAAGTACGCTTTAACCGGATGA
- a CDS encoding type II toxin-antitoxin system Phd/YefM family antitoxin, which yields MKVELVTNLKRQATKILADLHESKEAVLITEHGQPSAYLVDVQDYEFMQRRLALLEGLSKGERAILEGRTTSHEKAKERMQKWLK from the coding sequence ATGAAAGTTGAGCTTGTAACCAATCTAAAGCGTCAAGCGACAAAAATTCTTGCTGATCTGCATGAGAGCAAGGAAGCGGTCCTGATCACAGAACACGGCCAGCCATCCGCTTACCTGGTCGATGTTCAGGATTACGAATTCATGCAGCGCAGGCTGGCGCTGCTGGAAGGATTGTCCAAGGGAGAAAGGGCCATTCTGGAGGGCAGAACGACCTCCCATGAAAAGGCCAAAGAGCGGATGCAAAAGTGGCTGAAATAG
- a CDS encoding ATP-binding cassette domain-containing protein — MHSLFPPGGTESAVTHLPRCPLCHHACSRALRHLGQISGGEFQKVQITRAIVQEPQVLVLDEPSNNLDMTNQHNTMHLVEELVHSRGICTIMTMHDINLAIHYSDRFLFLSRGRVLAYGGLEVITEELIQQVYGYRV, encoded by the coding sequence GTGCATTCCCTGTTTCCGCCAGGTGGAACAGAAAGTGCTGTAACCCATCTGCCCCGTTGCCCGCTGTGCCATCACGCCTGCTCACGTGCCCTGCGTCACCTCGGACAGATCAGCGGCGGCGAATTTCAGAAGGTGCAGATCACGCGGGCCATTGTCCAGGAGCCCCAGGTACTCGTTCTGGATGAGCCCTCCAACAACCTCGACATGACCAACCAGCACAACACCATGCACCTGGTGGAGGAGCTGGTGCACTCCAGGGGCATCTGCACCATCATGACCATGCACGACATCAACCTGGCCATCCACTACTCAGACAGGTTTCTCTTTCTCTCCCGGGGAAGGGTGCTGGCGTACGGTGGCCTGGAAGTGATAACCGAAGAGCTGATTCAGCAGGTTTACGGTTATAGAGTCTGA
- a CDS encoding IS5 family transposase (programmed frameshift) produces MSKVQSWEVSDAFWQRVEPLLPIQQRDLDKVYKRKPGGGRKRLNPRKAFSGIVYVLRTGCQWKAIPKEQFGCASAVHKYFIEWSKAGVFEAIWRQGLAEYDEMEGIAWEWQSIDGGMYKAPMALETVGKNPTDRGKNGSKRHVLVDGRGVPLSIVVTGANRHDVSQLEAVLDGVVFEKPAEQEQHLCADCGYKGKQALSSILQRGYIPHVKQRKEEIEDKKRDPSKKARRWIVEASISWFNRFRKIHVRFEKLEVTHYGLTCLAAAIITYRKIGVIYG; encoded by the exons ATGTCTAAAGTGCAATCATGGGAAGTCTCAGATGCTTTCTGGCAAAGAGTTGAGCCTTTGCTGCCAATCCAGCAAAGAGATCTTGACAAGGTCTACAAGCGCAAGCCTGGTGGTGGGCGCAAGCGACTTAACCCCAGGAAGGCGTTTTCCGGCATTGTCTATGTTCTGCGCACCGGTTGTCAGTGGAAAGCGATACCCAAGGAGCAGTTTGGTTGCGCCAGTGCCGTGCACAAGTACTTCATTGAGTGGAGTAAGGCCGGTGTATTCGAAGCTATTTGGCGTCAAGGGCTGGCTGAGTACGACGAGATGGAGGGAATTGCCTGGGAGTGGCAAAGCATAGATGGCGGAATGTACAAAGCACCAATGGCTCTTGAAACCGTAGGGAAGAACCCGACGGATCGGGGA AAAAACGGGAGCAAGCGTCATGTCCTGGTGGACGGTCGTGGCGTCCCGTTGTCCATCGTCGTAACCGGAGCGAACCGGCATGATGTGAGCCAGCTTGAAGCTGTTCTTGATGGCGTAGTCTTCGAGAAGCCTGCAGAGCAGGAGCAGCATCTTTGCGCAGATTGTGGCTACAAGGGAAAGCAGGCGCTCAGCAGCATTCTTCAGCGCGGATACATACCCCATGTAAAGCAGCGAAAAGAAGAGATCGAGGACAAGAAGCGTGACCCATCAAAGAAGGCGAGGCGCTGGATAGTGGAAGCATCTATTTCCTGGTTCAACCGTTTCAGGAAGATTCATGTGCGCTTTGAGAAGCTTGAGGTCACTCACTACGGGTTGACGTGTCTTGCGGCAGCCATAATCACATACAGGAAAATCGGCGTAATTTATGGATAA
- a CDS encoding ABC transporter ATP-binding protein, whose product MKLQVKDLDFHYRQHAVLQQIDLELHQGELMAVLGPNGVGKTTLLRCINAMHRPRGGTITVEDINVLRMGSRDIARHFGYVAQRGESARMTAFDAVLLGRTPHMGWRPARDDLQKVEAALQRIGLGELSLRFLDEMSGGELQKVCIARALVQEPHILLLDEPTSSLDLKNQFEILQTIRAITRSHPVSAIMTMHDLNSALRFADRFVFVKAGRIYADVAASGVTPTIVQAVYGVEVDILEHSGYRLVVPRATCPQ is encoded by the coding sequence ATGAAACTGCAGGTGAAGGATCTGGATTTCCACTACCGCCAACACGCCGTGCTGCAGCAGATTGACCTGGAGCTGCACCAGGGCGAGCTCATGGCCGTCCTCGGCCCCAACGGCGTTGGCAAAACCACTCTGCTGCGCTGCATCAACGCCATGCACCGGCCACGGGGCGGCACCATCACCGTTGAGGACATAAATGTCCTGCGCATGGGCAGCCGCGACATCGCCCGCCACTTCGGCTACGTGGCCCAGCGCGGTGAAAGCGCCAGAATGACCGCCTTCGATGCCGTCCTGCTGGGCCGCACCCCCCACATGGGCTGGCGGCCCGCCCGCGACGACCTGCAGAAAGTCGAAGCCGCCCTGCAGCGCATTGGCCTGGGTGAGCTGAGCCTGCGCTTTCTCGACGAGATGAGCGGCGGCGAGCTTCAGAAAGTCTGTATTGCCCGTGCCCTTGTGCAGGAACCACATATTCTGCTCCTGGACGAGCCCACCAGCTCCCTGGACCTGAAAAACCAGTTTGAAATCCTGCAGACCATCCGCGCCATCACCCGCAGCCACCCCGTCAGTGCCATCATGACCATGCACGACCTCAACAGCGCCCTGCGCTTTGCCGACCGCTTTGTCTTTGTCAAAGCGGGCCGCATATACGCCGATGTCGCCGCCAGCGGCGTCACTCCCACCATCGTTCAGGCCGTCTACGGCGTGGAGGTGGATATTCTTGAGCACAGCGGCTACCGTCTGGTGGTACCACGTGCCACCTGCCCACAGTAA
- a CDS encoding iron ABC transporter substrate-binding protein — MRPLLLLLLCTMLLPPLAHAAPNRTITDAMQRQVSIPAEVRHVICSGPGCLRLLTYLQAQHMIVGVDSIEVRGVDADARPYAMANPQFATYPVFGEFRGHDHPERIVTLEPLPDVIFKTSPESGHNPILLQQKTGIPVITLNYGDLTSGKSDLFASLRLMGSIVGQQKRAEEVIAFFEQTLEDVQTRMATHDTSAIPACYVGGIAMRGGRGFQSTMPSYTPFELLGITNLAASGSRQSQAAHAVVSQEQLLAWDPACLFLDVSTSMLEPANNGLHALRTDPSYASLAAVRENTIRGVLPFNSYTQNFGSILANTYYIGSALFPQAFHDVDPATKADDIYRFLVGKPVFGQLEQQFDGLVFQTISIWN, encoded by the coding sequence ATGCGCCCATTGCTGCTCCTGCTCCTCTGTACCATGCTGCTTCCCCCCCTGGCACACGCCGCCCCAAACCGTACCATCACCGATGCCATGCAGCGCCAGGTCAGCATTCCCGCTGAAGTCAGACATGTCATCTGCTCCGGCCCCGGCTGCCTGCGCCTGCTGACCTACCTGCAGGCACAACATATGATCGTGGGCGTTGACAGTATCGAAGTGCGGGGAGTCGATGCCGACGCACGCCCCTACGCCATGGCCAACCCCCAGTTCGCCACCTATCCCGTCTTTGGCGAGTTCCGCGGCCACGATCACCCCGAGCGCATTGTCACCCTGGAACCGCTGCCTGACGTCATATTCAAGACATCCCCCGAGTCCGGGCACAACCCCATCCTGCTGCAGCAGAAAACCGGCATCCCCGTCATTACCCTGAACTACGGCGACCTCACCAGTGGCAAATCCGACCTCTTCGCCTCCCTGCGCCTTATGGGCAGCATCGTTGGCCAGCAGAAGCGGGCCGAAGAGGTCATCGCCTTTTTCGAACAGACCCTGGAGGACGTGCAAACACGCATGGCCACTCACGATACCTCCGCCATCCCCGCCTGCTATGTGGGAGGAATCGCCATGCGCGGCGGACGCGGCTTTCAGTCCACCATGCCCTCCTATACACCCTTTGAACTGCTGGGAATCACCAACCTGGCCGCCAGCGGCTCGCGCCAGTCCCAGGCGGCCCATGCCGTGGTCTCCCAGGAGCAGCTTCTGGCCTGGGACCCCGCCTGCCTCTTCCTGGATGTCTCCACCTCAATGCTGGAACCCGCCAACAACGGCCTGCACGCCCTGCGCACCGACCCCTCCTACGCCAGCCTGGCTGCCGTGCGGGAAAATACCATTCGTGGCGTCCTGCCCTTCAACTCCTACACCCAGAACTTCGGCTCAATCCTGGCCAACACCTACTACATCGGCAGCGCGCTCTTCCCTCAAGCGTTCCATGATGTTGACCCAGCCACAAAGGCTGACGACATCTACCGCTTCCTGGTAGGCAAACCCGTCTTCGGTCAACTGGAACAGCAGTTTGACGGACTGGTTTTCCAGACCATCTCCATCTGGAACTGA
- a CDS encoding methyl-accepting chemotaxis protein — protein sequence MNLKTKMYISMLSIFLVTLALLVGNAYLSTRSTFGHSAEEFQLAQSRELAAMVDEWSLSRKNGITIMAKELSANWDAYMADLAHHRSAGTMAAAEIIGDMGLTANVGGFDVVYFGAEADGGFYPSRHLDLPADFDPRVRPWYEQGKRSSGASQTLPYRTATRDAGLILSFMHPVTAHGQFRGVLSSNVWMDTIVQSVLSRTIGESGYFFLVHKDGTILAHHQGDLVLQKKLSDIDPSLSRTIADMQQASQGIASFRENGREKLLAYSALESMDWFVMVAIDRSEVYAPVISLLGSQITIAVMALIAGALIIVFLLRALLRPIDALIYRLRDIAEGDADLTQQLDESRRDELGTLAHLFNLFIQRIRRIMLDIDDLSHHVASSSSELSSTVSVISEGIDEQSAKTGELAAAIEQMNQTISQIAANATDTAERAQEMQRGAGESQQSVMATVENMLKIADGAKASMEVIQELGDSSLRIGEIVNVINDIADQTNLLALNAAIEAARAGDSGRGFAVVADEVRKLAERTQAATREISEMVSKFQAQSKDAVDKVAADVDRVEVGAQSADQAGESINQIMGNVTTTTDMITQIASAAEEQAATTNEIARNVERINAIADSSARELVEISNSSTQLSKVAEELRSTVMQFKLQETTIAQIAAATNSR from the coding sequence ATGAACCTGAAAACGAAAATGTACATTTCCATGCTCTCTATTTTCCTGGTAACCCTGGCCCTGCTTGTGGGCAACGCCTACCTCTCCACCCGCTCCACCTTCGGCCACAGCGCCGAGGAGTTCCAGCTGGCCCAGTCGCGTGAACTGGCAGCCATGGTGGATGAATGGTCCCTGAGCCGTAAAAACGGCATCACCATCATGGCTAAAGAACTCAGCGCCAACTGGGACGCCTATATGGCAGATCTCGCCCACCACCGCAGCGCGGGAACCATGGCCGCGGCGGAAATCATCGGTGACATGGGCCTGACAGCCAATGTGGGTGGCTTCGATGTCGTCTACTTCGGTGCCGAAGCCGACGGAGGCTTCTACCCCTCCCGCCACCTGGATCTGCCCGCCGACTTCGACCCCCGCGTCCGCCCCTGGTATGAGCAGGGCAAGCGCTCCAGTGGCGCCTCCCAGACACTGCCCTACCGAACCGCCACCCGCGACGCCGGGCTGATTCTCTCCTTTATGCACCCCGTGACAGCCCACGGCCAGTTCCGTGGCGTCCTCAGTTCCAACGTATGGATGGATACCATCGTCCAGAGCGTGCTTTCACGCACCATCGGCGAAAGCGGCTACTTCTTCCTGGTACACAAGGACGGAACCATTCTGGCCCACCACCAGGGCGACCTGGTCCTGCAGAAAAAACTCTCCGACATCGACCCATCCCTCAGCCGCACCATTGCTGACATGCAGCAAGCCTCACAGGGCATTGCCAGCTTCCGGGAAAATGGCCGTGAAAAACTGCTGGCCTACTCCGCCCTGGAAAGCATGGACTGGTTCGTCATGGTGGCCATCGACCGCAGCGAAGTCTACGCACCCGTCATAAGCCTGCTGGGCTCCCAGATCACCATTGCCGTGATGGCCCTTATCGCCGGCGCGTTGATCATCGTCTTCCTGCTCCGGGCACTTCTGCGCCCCATTGACGCCCTGATCTACCGCCTGCGCGACATCGCCGAAGGCGATGCCGACCTGACCCAGCAACTGGATGAAAGCCGCCGCGATGAGCTGGGAACCCTGGCCCACCTCTTTAACCTCTTTATTCAGCGCATCAGACGCATCATGCTCGACATCGACGACCTCTCCCACCATGTGGCCTCTTCCAGCTCAGAGCTTTCCAGCACCGTCTCCGTCATCTCCGAAGGCATCGACGAGCAAAGCGCCAAAACCGGAGAGCTGGCCGCCGCCATCGAACAGATGAACCAGACCATCAGCCAGATCGCCGCCAACGCCACCGACACCGCCGAGCGGGCCCAGGAAATGCAGCGCGGCGCAGGTGAAAGCCAGCAGTCCGTCATGGCCACCGTGGAGAATATGCTGAAGATCGCCGACGGCGCCAAAGCCTCCATGGAAGTCATCCAGGAACTTGGCGACTCCTCCCTGCGCATCGGAGAAATCGTCAACGTGATCAACGATATCGCCGACCAGACCAACCTGCTCGCCCTCAACGCCGCCATTGAAGCCGCCCGCGCCGGCGACTCCGGCCGCGGATTCGCCGTAGTTGCCGATGAAGTCCGCAAACTGGCCGAACGCACCCAGGCCGCCACCAGGGAAATATCCGAAATGGTCAGCAAGTTTCAGGCACAGTCCAAGGATGCCGTCGACAAAGTCGCCGCCGATGTGGACCGCGTGGAAGTGGGCGCCCAGTCCGCCGACCAGGCCGGCGAATCCATCAACCAGATCATGGGCAACGTCACCACCACCACGGACATGATCACCCAGATCGCCTCGGCAGCCGAAGAACAAGCCGCCACCACCAATGAAATCGCCCGGAACGTGGAACGCATCAACGCCATCGCCGACAGCAGCGCCCGCGAACTGGTGGAAATCTCCAACTCCTCCACCCAGCTCAGCAAAGTTGCCGAAGAGCTGCGCAGCACCGTCATGCAGTTCAAACTGCAGGAAACCACCATCGCCCAGATAGCCGCCGCCACCAATTCACGATAA
- a CDS encoding type II toxin-antitoxin system RelE/ParE family toxin, with product MAEIVWTDPALDQLEEIADYIALDKPEAAAGLVKKIFSTVDRLGQFPDSGHVPPEIPGSIYREISVRPCRIFYRQDKGVVFIVHVMREEMLLRKFLLDEELNS from the coding sequence GTGGCTGAAATAGTATGGACGGATCCCGCACTGGATCAACTGGAAGAAATCGCAGATTACATCGCGTTGGATAAGCCGGAAGCTGCCGCAGGGCTTGTTAAGAAAATATTTTCAACCGTGGATCGGCTTGGGCAGTTTCCGGATTCGGGACATGTCCCCCCCGAGATTCCAGGCTCGATATATCGTGAAATTTCTGTCAGGCCATGTCGAATATTTTACCGTCAAGACAAGGGTGTGGTTTTCATTGTTCACGTCATGAGAGAAGAAATGTTGTTACGTAAATTTCTTCTGGACGAGGAGTTGAACAGCTAA
- the gluQRS gene encoding tRNA glutamyl-Q(34) synthetase GluQRS produces MTTQSSTPPSNSPYIGRFAPTPSGALHFGSLVAALSSFLEARVHKGQWLLRIDDIDAPRVVPGAVDEILAALERFGFAWDGAVRFQSQCMERYGAAVEVLGRDGFVFACTCTRRLLAERGNHGPYDGFCRGHGHALQGAHSLRFSLPLPLPELCDGVQGVVAWEQWRAEMGDFVVRRGDGFYAYHLACAVDDAHEGITHVVRGSDLLPSSFQQRALMEALGSAAPVYAHVPVALARDGQKLSKHNQSRPLDPRHPVPELVQALAFLGQCPPAGLERASVQTLWQWALECWDLARVPRAMGMPVSGLHG; encoded by the coding sequence ATGACGACGCAAAGCTCCACTCCCCCTTCCAATTCCCCATATATCGGGCGCTTCGCGCCGACGCCTTCGGGGGCGCTGCACTTTGGTTCCCTGGTGGCGGCGCTGTCCAGTTTTCTGGAGGCCAGGGTTCATAAGGGGCAGTGGCTGCTGCGTATTGATGATATTGACGCGCCGCGCGTGGTTCCCGGTGCGGTGGATGAGATTCTGGCGGCTCTGGAGCGTTTTGGCTTCGCTTGGGATGGTGCGGTGCGTTTTCAGAGTCAGTGCATGGAGCGTTACGGTGCGGCGGTGGAGGTGCTTGGCCGCGATGGTTTTGTCTTTGCCTGTACCTGTACCCGCAGGTTGCTGGCGGAGCGTGGGAATCATGGCCCCTATGACGGGTTCTGTCGTGGGCATGGGCATGCTTTGCAAGGTGCCCACTCCCTGCGCTTTTCGCTTCCTTTGCCTTTGCCGGAGCTGTGTGATGGTGTGCAGGGGGTGGTGGCCTGGGAGCAGTGGCGCGCTGAGATGGGGGATTTTGTGGTGCGGCGGGGCGATGGCTTCTACGCCTATCACCTGGCCTGCGCGGTGGATGACGCCCATGAGGGGATTACCCATGTGGTGCGGGGCAGTGACCTGCTGCCCAGTTCCTTTCAGCAGCGGGCTTTGATGGAGGCGCTGGGTTCTGCTGCGCCGGTGTATGCCCATGTGCCGGTGGCGCTGGCGCGGGATGGGCAGAAGCTCAGCAAGCACAATCAGTCCAGGCCCCTTGATCCGCGTCATCCGGTTCCAGAGCTGGTGCAGGCGCTGGCGTTTCTGGGGCAGTGTCCACCGGCGGGGCTGGAGCGTGCCAGTGTGCAGACTCTCTGGCAGTGGGCGCTTGAGTGCTGGGATCTGGCGAGGGTGCCAAGGGCCATGGGGATGCCTGTTTCTGGTCTTCACGGTTGA
- a CDS encoding transglutaminase-like domain-containing protein produces the protein MQDYLAATHIIDWDHPDVFARARGLAAGADSVHAVAKRCFQWVRDEIRHSRDFQLQEVTCTASEVLRVGSGYCYAKSHLLAALLRANGIAAGLCYQRLSRDDNGAPFCLHGLNAVFLPDVGWYRVDARGNREGVNAQFTPPVEQLAYAIRLPGEVDFPDILPEPLPVVVEALRSFRTADELWAHLPDVKKPVT, from the coding sequence ATGCAAGACTACCTCGCCGCCACCCATATCATCGACTGGGATCATCCCGATGTTTTCGCCCGCGCTCGTGGGCTTGCTGCTGGTGCGGATTCGGTTCATGCTGTGGCGAAGCGGTGTTTCCAGTGGGTTCGGGATGAGATCAGGCATTCGCGGGATTTTCAGCTGCAGGAGGTGACCTGCACGGCTTCGGAGGTGCTGCGTGTCGGCAGTGGCTATTGCTATGCCAAGAGCCATCTGCTGGCGGCGCTGTTGCGGGCTAATGGAATTGCGGCGGGTTTGTGCTATCAGCGCTTGAGTCGCGATGACAACGGAGCGCCTTTTTGCCTGCACGGGCTGAATGCGGTTTTCCTGCCCGATGTTGGCTGGTATCGCGTGGACGCACGGGGCAACCGGGAGGGTGTCAATGCGCAGTTTACGCCCCCGGTGGAGCAGCTGGCCTATGCGATTCGGCTGCCGGGGGAGGTGGATTTTCCGGATATCCTGCCTGAGCCGTTGCCAGTGGTGGTGGAGGCCCTCCGGTCTTTCAGGACGGCTGATGAGTTGTGGGCTCATTTGCCAGATGTGAAAAAGCCCGTGACCTGA